A genome region from Marinifilum sp. JC120 includes the following:
- a CDS encoding (Fe-S)-binding protein, translated as MPQGELCNRKPIVTDEQLKLTLSDKSGKKYYAEMLELDVDTNALWATIQKTMKARLKTWLEICAHCGMCADSCFLYQVNDCVPEQVPSYKIQSTLGHIVKKKGNVDNEFMRHCMKVAWSQCTCCNRCGMYCPHGIDMGVMFSYLRGLLYSQGFVPWELKIGSGMHRVYRAQMDVTTEDWVETCEWMAEETEEEWPGLTIPVDKQDAEIMYTCNAREPKHYPEDLAEAAVLFHVAGTNWTVPSEGWEQTSLSMFAGDWECCKDNVNHVYDAIERLNPARVTGTECGHAHRATVIEGPYWAGREDGLPPKPYIHYVEWLAEALREGKLKIDPAKRIKEPVTLQDSCNYVRNQGLKDVTREIISYIVEPGYFVEMAPNKEHNYCCGGGGGFNGIGMYREQRNVALRKKMDQILDTGCKLVIAPCHNCWDAIRDLEEEYEIGIRWSFLKPLIIGMLDIPEGMRVEW; from the coding sequence ATGCCTCAAGGTGAACTTTGTAACAGAAAGCCGATCGTAACTGATGAGCAGCTTAAGCTGACTCTCTCAGATAAGAGCGGCAAGAAATATTACGCTGAAATGCTAGAGCTGGATGTGGACACCAATGCTTTGTGGGCCACCATCCAGAAAACCATGAAGGCCAGACTCAAAACCTGGCTCGAAATCTGTGCCCACTGCGGCATGTGTGCAGACAGTTGTTTCCTCTATCAGGTTAACGACTGTGTGCCCGAGCAGGTTCCTTCATATAAAATCCAGTCCACCCTCGGACATATCGTCAAGAAAAAAGGGAATGTGGACAACGAGTTCATGCGTCATTGCATGAAAGTCGCTTGGTCCCAGTGCACCTGCTGTAACCGCTGCGGCATGTACTGCCCGCACGGCATCGACATGGGTGTAATGTTCTCCTACTTGCGCGGACTCCTTTACTCTCAGGGCTTTGTTCCTTGGGAGCTGAAGATCGGTTCCGGCATGCACCGCGTATACCGCGCTCAGATGGACGTAACCACCGAGGACTGGGTTGAAACATGTGAATGGATGGCCGAAGAGACCGAGGAAGAATGGCCCGGTCTGACCATCCCGGTTGACAAGCAGGACGCCGAAATCATGTACACTTGCAACGCCCGTGAACCCAAACACTACCCGGAAGATCTCGCTGAAGCAGCGGTGCTCTTTCATGTGGCAGGAACAAACTGGACCGTGCCTTCCGAAGGCTGGGAACAGACCTCCCTGTCCATGTTCGCCGGTGACTGGGAATGCTGCAAGGACAATGTAAATCACGTATACGACGCCATTGAGCGCCTCAACCCGGCCCGGGTAACCGGAACCGAGTGTGGTCACGCCCACCGCGCCACCGTCATCGAAGGCCCTTACTGGGCCGGACGTGAAGACGGTCTGCCGCCCAAGCCTTACATTCACTACGTGGAATGGCTGGCTGAAGCACTGCGCGAAGGCAAGCTCAAAATCGATCCCGCAAAACGCATCAAAGAGCCTGTAACTCTTCAGGATTCTTGCAACTACGTGCGTAACCAGGGTCTCAAAGACGTAACCCGCGAAATCATCAGCTATATTGTTGAGCCGGGCTACTTCGTTGAAATGGCACCCAACAAGGAACACAACTACTGCTGCGGCGGTGGTGGCGGATTCAACGGAATCGGCATGTACCGTGAGCAGCGTAACGTGGCCCTGCGCAAGAAGATGGACCAGATCCTCGATACCGGTTGTAAACTGGTCATCGCGCCCTGCCATAACTGCTGGGACGCCATCCGTGACCTTGAAGAGGAATATGAAATCGGCATCCGCTGGTCTTTCCTCAAGCCTCTGATTATCGGTATGCTCGATATTCCTGAAGGCATGCGTGTCGAATGGTAG
- a CDS encoding DNA-binding protein yields the protein MEAHNLQEYYTFTKGIMYLLMGGALVGVTLFWQFLMGGKAYRDENKKNYGDHH from the coding sequence ATGGAAGCACATAACCTTCAGGAATATTACACATTCACCAAAGGTATCATGTACCTCTTGATGGGTGGAGCACTGGTTGGAGTGACCCTGTTCTGGCAGTTCCTCATGGGTGGAAAAGCCTACCGTGATGAAAACAAAAAGAACTACGGCGACCACCATTAA
- a CDS encoding Ni/Fe-hydrogenase cytochrome b subunit encodes MSTPANNGPKSAFNTFNLVAGAILLVGLVLTVLRFTQGIGPVTNLDDNNPWGLWIGFDLLCGVALAAGGYTTSAACYIFGLKRFHSAVRPAILTAFLGYALVVFALQYDLGRPWRLPYPIFVSQGTTSLLFEVGLCVMLYLTVLFVEFTPAMFEWLGWKKIRKVVVKLTLVLTIFGVVLSTLHQSSLGALYTIAPSKLHPLWYSTYMPLYFFVSSIAAGMSMVIFEGSMSHKKLHRMMDEEYLKHHDGVVFGFGKAAALVLFGYFFIKMMGVAYDNNWHYLVSGYGLLFLTEMLGFVALPCFLYGVGVRDRNLSLIKKASIITVLGIVFNRFNVSMVAFNYHLPSSERYFPSMMEIGISVFIVTLGVVIFRFITTRMPIFFEHPDYKGDH; translated from the coding sequence ATGTCCACTCCCGCGAACAACGGCCCTAAATCGGCCTTCAATACCTTCAATCTGGTGGCAGGCGCCATCCTCCTCGTAGGTCTGGTACTCACCGTACTCAGATTCACACAGGGGATCGGTCCCGTGACTAACCTTGATGACAACAACCCGTGGGGACTCTGGATCGGATTCGATCTGCTCTGCGGTGTTGCTCTTGCAGCAGGCGGATACACAACTTCCGCAGCCTGCTATATCTTCGGACTCAAGCGCTTTCATTCCGCTGTACGTCCGGCAATCCTGACAGCCTTCCTCGGCTACGCTCTGGTTGTATTTGCATTGCAGTACGACCTCGGACGTCCGTGGAGACTGCCTTACCCCATCTTCGTTTCTCAGGGAACAACCTCCCTGCTCTTCGAAGTTGGTCTGTGCGTTATGCTCTACCTGACTGTGCTCTTCGTTGAGTTCACTCCGGCCATGTTCGAATGGCTGGGCTGGAAGAAAATCCGCAAAGTGGTCGTTAAACTGACCCTCGTGCTGACTATCTTCGGCGTAGTGCTCTCCACTTTGCACCAGTCCTCTCTCGGCGCGCTGTACACCATCGCCCCGTCCAAGCTGCATCCGCTCTGGTATTCAACTTACATGCCGCTCTACTTCTTTGTTTCAAGTATTGCAGCAGGTATGTCCATGGTCATCTTCGAGGGCTCCATGTCCCACAAGAAGCTGCACCGTATGATGGACGAAGAATACCTCAAGCATCACGACGGCGTGGTCTTCGGATTCGGTAAGGCAGCAGCTCTGGTCCTCTTCGGCTACTTCTTCATCAAAATGATGGGCGTGGCTTATGACAACAACTGGCACTACCTGGTATCAGGTTACGGCCTGCTGTTCCTGACCGAGATGCTCGGCTTTGTTGCCCTGCCCTGCTTCCTCTATGGTGTGGGTGTTCGTGACAGAAACCTCAGCCTGATCAAGAAAGCATCGATCATTACTGTGCTCGGTATTGTCTTCAACAGGTTCAACGTTTCCATGGTGGCATTCAACTACCACCTGCCCTCATCTGAAAGGTACTTCCCCAGCATGATGGAAATCGGAATCTCCGTATTCATCGTCACCCTCGGCGTTGTGATTTTCCGTTTCATCACCACCCGGATGCCCATCTTCTTCGAGCATCCCGACTACAAGGGCGATCACTAG
- a CDS encoding 4Fe-4S dicluster domain-containing protein, with protein MLRRTFLGMLGATCVGASLPAGAEAAGKEFKGYPGSKGVLFDATRCIGCRKCEAACNKVNKLPKPEKSFDDLAVLDTKRRTDAKTHTVVNKYGTPEHPVFRKSQCNHCLEPACASACFVKAFNKLPNGAVVYDESVCVGCRYCMVACPFEIPTYEYDEPLTPRVMKCDMCAPRQAKGQLPGCVAECPKEALIFGTRDELIKIARERIRRNPDRYVDHLYGEDEMGGTSWLYISGVPFNKIGMREDLGTKSAPELTAGALAAVPMVAGLWPVLLGGIYAVTKRNSKVADEERKEAVESAIAKASSEAEKTLSEALEKADVANKRQIEVEVKKAVEDALKPVEPEESAESGEAENSEKEES; from the coding sequence ATGTTACGCAGAACATTCCTCGGAATGCTGGGCGCAACCTGCGTGGGAGCATCCCTCCCCGCAGGAGCTGAGGCCGCAGGCAAGGAGTTCAAAGGTTATCCCGGAAGTAAGGGTGTACTCTTTGACGCTACCCGCTGCATCGGCTGCCGCAAATGTGAAGCAGCCTGCAACAAGGTCAACAAACTTCCCAAACCTGAGAAGAGCTTTGATGACCTCGCAGTGCTGGACACAAAACGCAGAACTGATGCCAAGACACACACCGTGGTCAACAAATACGGAACTCCGGAACATCCCGTATTCCGCAAGTCCCAGTGCAACCACTGTCTTGAGCCGGCCTGTGCGTCCGCATGCTTCGTAAAAGCATTCAATAAACTGCCCAACGGCGCAGTTGTTTATGATGAGTCGGTCTGTGTGGGTTGCCGCTACTGCATGGTAGCCTGCCCCTTTGAAATTCCGACTTACGAATATGATGAACCCCTGACCCCGCGGGTTATGAAGTGCGACATGTGCGCCCCCCGTCAGGCCAAGGGCCAGCTCCCCGGCTGTGTTGCCGAGTGCCCCAAAGAAGCACTCATCTTCGGCACAAGGGATGAGTTGATCAAAATCGCCCGCGAGCGCATCCGCCGCAATCCCGACCGTTACGTTGACCACCTTTACGGTGAAGACGAAATGGGCGGAACCAGCTGGTTGTACATCTCCGGCGTGCCCTTCAATAAAATCGGCATGCGTGAAGACCTCGGCACGAAGTCCGCACCTGAACTCACTGCCGGCGCACTGGCAGCTGTTCCCATGGTTGCAGGTCTCTGGCCTGTACTCCTCGGCGGCATTTACGCGGTAACCAAACGCAACAGCAAAGTTGCGGATGAAGAACGCAAAGAAGCTGTTGAAAGTGCAATTGCCAAGGCAAGCTCAGAAGCAGAAAAGACCCTCTCCGAAGCTCTTGAAAAGGCAGATGTTGCCAACAAGCGCCAGATCGAAGTTGAGGTCAAGAAAGCCGTGGAAGATGCCCTGAAGCCCGTAGAGCCGGAAGAATCGGCTGAATCAGGCGAGGCTGAAAACAGCGAGAAGGAGGAATCATAA
- a CDS encoding cytochrome c class III: MANGKKLLRLSGILIVLAGVLGFHMEALSMVGTPQENGNKRPDLIMIDTIAAQEELELPAVVFLHDTHTKAAAEQGKDCTACHQTNEGTVSYKFKRLENGTPKQLKEIYHNGCISCHAADAKAGKKTGPQVGECRSCHVADPEFKAERAPAGMENILHYRHWDSKLIAKDDGQDTNCGSCHHVYNNLDKKLEYVKGQEENCSVCHTAKPTGSVKLATTEAYHGQCVSCHLEMKTAKAEKTGPIDCAGCHGEQQAAKIKADDSAVLKKMGGKLPRLPRSQPDAVLLTAPVQDNVAVKATMAAVAFNHKSHEGYTESCSSCHHETMNKSCSSCHTVRGSEDGGFVTLDKAMHKADSTRSCVGCHAVKQKDPKCAGCHELMPKNVIQSKETCAVCHNGPASTSSDPVKMETSAKAAIASSLILKRPESPALVAEKDIPEFVTINVLENEYKASKLPHRKIIMSMVDGMKGDAMANAFHSTPLTVCGSCHHNSPASATPPSCASCHGGKVQDGRPALKAAYHVQCMTCHDAMNIKKPASTDCTACHAKK, translated from the coding sequence ATGGCAAACGGAAAGAAACTATTGCGATTGTCCGGTATCCTGATCGTCCTGGCTGGGGTGCTCGGCTTCCATATGGAAGCGTTGAGCATGGTCGGAACCCCGCAGGAAAACGGCAACAAGCGTCCTGATCTTATTATGATCGACACTATTGCCGCTCAGGAAGAACTGGAACTGCCTGCTGTTGTGTTTCTCCATGATACACACACCAAGGCAGCGGCAGAGCAGGGCAAAGACTGTACTGCCTGCCACCAAACAAACGAAGGAACCGTATCTTACAAGTTCAAAAGACTTGAAAACGGCACTCCTAAGCAGCTCAAAGAAATTTACCACAACGGTTGTATCAGCTGTCATGCTGCCGACGCCAAGGCCGGTAAGAAAACCGGACCTCAAGTTGGTGAATGCCGCAGCTGTCACGTTGCTGACCCTGAATTCAAAGCTGAGCGTGCTCCCGCAGGTATGGAGAACATTCTCCACTACCGCCACTGGGATTCCAAGCTCATCGCCAAGGATGATGGTCAGGACACCAACTGTGGAAGCTGTCACCACGTATACAACAATCTCGACAAGAAGCTTGAGTACGTGAAGGGACAGGAAGAAAACTGTAGTGTCTGTCACACTGCCAAGCCTACTGGCTCGGTAAAACTGGCCACCACTGAAGCGTATCACGGCCAGTGTGTGAGCTGTCACCTTGAAATGAAGACTGCAAAAGCTGAAAAAACCGGTCCTATCGACTGTGCCGGTTGTCACGGCGAACAGCAGGCTGCTAAAATCAAGGCTGACGACTCTGCGGTTTTGAAAAAAATGGGCGGAAAACTGCCCCGCCTCCCCAGAAGTCAACCCGACGCTGTACTGCTCACCGCCCCGGTGCAGGATAACGTTGCTGTAAAAGCAACCATGGCTGCCGTAGCTTTCAACCACAAGTCCCACGAAGGTTACACTGAATCTTGCAGCTCCTGCCACCATGAAACCATGAACAAGTCTTGCTCCTCCTGCCATACTGTTCGCGGTTCCGAAGACGGCGGTTTTGTTACTCTCGACAAGGCTATGCATAAAGCAGACAGCACCAGATCCTGTGTGGGCTGTCATGCTGTAAAGCAGAAAGATCCTAAATGTGCAGGCTGTCACGAACTGATGCCTAAGAATGTAATCCAGTCCAAAGAGACCTGCGCGGTCTGCCATAACGGACCGGCTTCCACCTCCAGCGATCCTGTCAAAATGGAAACCTCCGCCAAGGCTGCCATTGCTTCTTCGCTGATTCTGAAGCGTCCCGAGTCTCCTGCTCTGGTTGCAGAAAAAGACATTCCCGAATTCGTGACCATCAACGTCCTTGAAAATGAATACAAAGCCAGCAAGTTGCCCCACCGCAAGATCATCATGAGCATGGTTGACGGTATGAAAGGCGATGCCATGGCTAACGCTTTCCACAGCACACCCCTTACCGTGTGCGGAAGCTGCCACCATAACAGCCCTGCAAGCGCGACTCCTCCGAGCTGCGCCAGCTGTCACGGCGGTAAAGTTCAGGACGGACGTCCGGCCCTCAAGGCTGCTTACCACGTTCAGTGCATGACCTGTCATGACGCTATGAACATCAAGAAGCCTGCTTCCACTGACTGCACCGCATGTCACGCGAAGAAATAG
- a CDS encoding aspartate/glutamate racemase family protein encodes MKTLGILGGMSWESTISYYKLLNEGVRDKMGGLHSCRMVMHSVDFAPFAEQMGKNDWDSITAGLIKGAKSVEAGGAEALIIATNTMHKAADDVQAAVDIPLLHMADAIAAGAEKARASKLGLLGTAFTMEQDFLSRPLKEKYGLDVIVPNCDGRSMVHRTIFDELCCGKLIDKTRAGYIEIIEEMAAQGAEAIVLGCTEIGLLVKPEDVSVPLIDTVEAHVELALEYIL; translated from the coding sequence ATGAAGACTCTGGGAATTCTCGGTGGTATGAGCTGGGAATCAACAATTTCATATTACAAACTGCTTAATGAAGGCGTACGCGATAAAATGGGCGGTCTGCATTCCTGCCGAATGGTCATGCACAGCGTTGACTTTGCGCCTTTTGCTGAGCAGATGGGGAAAAATGACTGGGACAGTATTACCGCCGGATTAATCAAAGGAGCGAAAAGCGTTGAGGCCGGGGGAGCCGAAGCTTTGATCATCGCTACCAACACCATGCACAAAGCTGCGGATGATGTTCAGGCGGCTGTAGATATCCCTTTATTGCACATGGCTGACGCAATTGCAGCCGGTGCGGAAAAGGCAAGGGCTTCCAAGCTCGGTTTGCTGGGCACAGCTTTTACTATGGAGCAGGATTTTTTGTCCCGTCCGCTTAAGGAAAAATATGGGCTGGATGTAATTGTTCCGAATTGTGACGGGCGGTCCATGGTTCATCGCACTATTTTTGATGAACTTTGCTGTGGGAAACTTATCGATAAGACTCGCGCTGGATATATTGAAATAATAGAAGAAATGGCAGCGCAGGGAGCCGAAGCAATTGTGCTGGGCTGCACTGAGATCGGGCTATTGGTTAAGCCGGAGGATGTCTCTGTTCCGTTAATTGATACGGTAGAGGCGCATGTGGAATTGGCTTTGGAGTATATTTTGTAA
- a CDS encoding LysE family translocator translates to MTVTSTIALILAVLIFALIPGPGVMSIIAQSVARGFKSTALYCVGVVMGDFTYLIMVIFGMGFAAQKLGAGFVFLKWAGAAYLIYLGIKCWLAPPPLAENAALPSEKGMGKTFLAGLCISLGNPKVIAFYCGFLPGFMDLQTLTSTDVLIVVSSIIPTVLAVLLGYAWLGDRSRTAIRSPKIWKIANRCAGSVLIGSGIAVASE, encoded by the coding sequence ATGACCGTCACATCCACAATTGCACTTATACTTGCTGTTTTAATTTTTGCGTTGATCCCCGGACCGGGAGTCATGTCCATCATCGCCCAATCTGTTGCACGCGGATTCAAATCCACGGCCCTGTATTGTGTAGGTGTCGTCATGGGGGATTTCACCTACCTGATCATGGTCATTTTCGGAATGGGGTTCGCGGCCCAGAAGCTAGGAGCGGGATTTGTTTTCCTGAAATGGGCCGGAGCGGCCTATCTTATCTATCTAGGTATAAAATGCTGGCTGGCCCCGCCGCCTCTTGCAGAAAATGCGGCTCTGCCCTCAGAAAAAGGAATGGGAAAAACATTTCTAGCCGGGCTGTGCATATCACTGGGCAATCCTAAAGTTATCGCCTTTTACTGCGGGTTCCTGCCCGGGTTCATGGACTTGCAGACCCTGACTTCAACGGATGTGCTCATCGTAGTCAGCTCCATCATCCCCACAGTGCTGGCAGTATTGCTGGGTTACGCATGGCTGGGAGACCGCAGCAGGACCGCCATCCGCAGCCCGAAAATCTGGAAAATCGCCAACCGCTGTGCCGGGTCGGTTTTGATCGGGTCCGGAATTGCGGTGGCGAGTGAGTAG
- a CDS encoding MFS transporter: MRWQYGYSCLSIGIQNHYPEECMAQKQSLPLIEFITLCCVVFMAVCNISVYYSLNVYLQGLGFTKSLSGLLISVYSLSGMFMYAAVSNRITVVNAYKFMFVGMLLVSVSGCGYLYIHEFLPLLLLRIGQGVGIFMVLAPCVTILVSMVSSDNVGSAFSLYSTALLLPYAVMPHVSEQLGPLVDGPAWIYAATAGLIPIAFLLTLFLRYRTSRMEKHGQEKGEPLSVRESYANLLRLKILSVLAVNGVYFMIFTGLFFLFQDFAHSRGVVRAGYFFSLQMGVMIAIRLFGGAVFDRFSKRGLIVTAFMLTALGFALLSYLHDESMLLPIAVVFGVGMGLSAPALNSLMFVVSEPRFRSFNVNMMMFTVHMGAFLGPFIGGIAVDSIGYSGFLWIAASCTLGTAVVFMLLGRVK; encoded by the coding sequence ATGCGTTGGCAGTACGGGTATAGTTGTCTATCAATAGGTATTCAAAACCATTACCCGGAAGAATGCATGGCCCAAAAACAGTCCCTTCCCCTTATTGAATTCATTACTCTCTGCTGTGTCGTTTTCATGGCTGTCTGCAATATTTCCGTTTATTATAGTTTGAATGTTTATCTTCAGGGTCTTGGGTTTACAAAGAGCCTTTCCGGTCTGTTGATCAGTGTCTATTCTTTGTCCGGGATGTTTATGTATGCCGCAGTCAGTAATCGCATAACAGTAGTCAACGCATATAAGTTCATGTTTGTGGGGATGCTGCTGGTTTCTGTCAGCGGGTGCGGATATCTGTATATTCACGAATTCTTGCCGCTCCTGCTTCTGCGTATCGGACAGGGGGTGGGGATTTTTATGGTTCTTGCCCCGTGTGTGACCATTCTTGTGTCCATGGTCAGTTCAGATAATGTCGGTTCTGCGTTTAGTCTTTATTCCACGGCTCTGTTGCTGCCTTATGCGGTCATGCCTCACGTTTCAGAACAGCTAGGTCCTTTGGTGGACGGTCCGGCATGGATTTATGCCGCAACTGCCGGGCTTATTCCCATAGCCTTTCTGCTGACCTTGTTTCTCCGGTATCGCACTTCCAGAATGGAAAAGCATGGGCAGGAAAAGGGAGAACCTCTCTCGGTCCGTGAATCCTACGCCAATCTTTTGCGTTTGAAGATTCTTTCCGTGCTGGCGGTCAATGGCGTCTATTTTATGATTTTTACCGGATTGTTTTTTTTGTTTCAGGATTTTGCCCATTCACGGGGAGTTGTCCGGGCCGGGTATTTCTTTTCTTTGCAGATGGGAGTGATGATCGCCATCCGGTTGTTTGGCGGAGCGGTTTTTGATCGCTTTTCCAAGCGCGGGCTGATTGTGACTGCATTCATGCTTACAGCTTTGGGGTTTGCGTTGCTTAGCTATTTGCATGATGAAAGCATGCTTTTGCCCATCGCGGTAGTTTTTGGGGTAGGTATGGGCTTAAGTGCTCCGGCTTTAAATTCACTTATGTTCGTGGTCAGCGAGCCTCGTTTCCGTAGCTTTAATGTTAATATGATGATGTTCACCGTGCACATGGGGGCATTTTTAGGTCCATTCATTGGCGGAATTGCAGTTGATTCAATTGGTTACAGCGGATTTTTGTGGATTGCAGCTTCTTGCACATTGGGCACGGCAGTAGTCTTTATGCTACTGGGGCGAGTGAAATGA
- a CDS encoding nucleoside deaminase has protein sequence MSDLDMKFMEEAYKLAKKSFDEGGLPIGSVLVRDGEIIGSGHNQRVQKGDPIAHGEMDCIRNAGRQKTYKDTTIYTTLSPCMMCSGTIVQFGISRVVIGENRNFGGNEEFLKSRGVQVDILDHPKCIDLMERLKTEKPALWAEDIGEE, from the coding sequence ATGTCGGATTTGGATATGAAATTTATGGAAGAAGCGTACAAGCTGGCAAAGAAAAGTTTTGATGAGGGCGGCTTGCCCATCGGCTCGGTATTGGTTCGTGATGGTGAGATCATCGGAAGCGGACATAACCAGCGGGTGCAGAAAGGCGACCCTATTGCCCATGGCGAGATGGATTGCATCCGCAATGCCGGACGGCAGAAAACTTACAAAGATACTACTATTTATACCACTTTATCCCCATGTATGATGTGCTCAGGGACCATTGTGCAGTTCGGAATTTCTCGTGTGGTTATCGGGGAGAACAGAAATTTTGGCGGCAATGAGGAGTTTCTTAAGTCCAGAGGGGTGCAGGTGGATATTCTGGATCATCCCAAGTGCATAGACCTTATGGAAAGGCTGAAAACTGAAAAGCCCGCACTCTGGGCGGAGGATATCGGGGAAGAATAG